A section of the Phaseolus vulgaris cultivar G19833 chromosome 8, P. vulgaris v2.0, whole genome shotgun sequence genome encodes:
- the LOC137823980 gene encoding glucan endo-1,3-beta-glucosidase 12, with translation MAPLAFSFFFLLISFFSSSSEAGSVGINYGRIANDLPTPAKVVELLKSQGLSRVKLYDTDATVLSAFANSGIKVVVAMPNELLSNAAADQSFTDAWVKDNIASHYPATQIEAIAVGNEVFVDPNNTTKFLVAAMKNVHASLTKSSLDTNIKISSPIALSALQSSFPASSGSFKTELVEPVIKPMLDLLRQTGSYLMVNAYPFFAYSANADKISLEYALFKENAGVVDSGNGLKYTNLFDAQIDAVFAAMSALQYTDVKITVSETGWPSAGDSNEIGAGPENAAEYNGNLVRRVLGQSGTPLRPNDSLDVFLFALFNENQKTGPTSERNYGLFYPSEKKVYDIPLKAEGVTEAPSSGVEKSQVPASGEVSTTSRDGQTWCVANGGASEEKLQNGLNYACGEGGADCSAIQPDATCYNPNTLEAHASYAFNSYYQKKARAAGTCDFGGTAYVVTHPPKYGSCEFPSGY, from the exons ATGGCTCCTCTCGCattctccttcttcttccttcttatCTCCTTCTTTTCTTCATCATCAG AAGCGGGGTCTGTAGGAATAAACTATGGAAGGATTGCGAACGACCTACCTACACCGGCCAAGGTGGTGGAGCTTCTGAAGAGTCAGGGGCTGAGCCGTGTGAAGCTGTACGACACCGACGCCACGGTTTTAAGCGCGTTTGCGAACTCAGGAATCAAGGTGGTGGTTGCCATGCCGAACGAGCTTCTCTCGAACGCCGCCGCGGACCAGTCCTTCACCGACGCATGGGTGAAAGATAACATCGCCAGCCACTACCCCGCCACGCAAATCGAAGCCATCGCCGTGGGCAACGAAGTGTTCGTGGACCCCAACAACACCACGAAGTTCCTCGTGGCGGCGATGAAGAACGTGCACGCTTCGTTAACCAAGTCCAGCCTCGACACCAACATCAAAATCTCTTCTCCCATCGCTCTCTCCGCGCTTCAATCCTCCTTCCCCGCCTCATCCGGTTCATTCAAAACCGAACTGGTCGAACCGGTTATTAAACCCATGCTCGACCTCCTCCGCCAAACCGGCTCCTACCTCATGGTTAACGCGTACCCGTTTTTCGCTTACTCTGCCAACGCCGACAAAATCTCCCTGGAGTACGCGCTCTTCAAGGAGAACGCCGGCGTGGTTGATTCCGGTAACGGTTTGAAATACACCAACCTCTTCGACGCCCAAATCGACGCCGTTTTCGCTGCCATGTCAGCGCTTCAATACACCGACGTTAAGATTACGGTTTCCGAAACGGGCTGGCCTTCCGCCGGAGACTCGAATGAAATCGGAGCGGGCCCAGAGAATGCCGCGGAGTATAACGGGAACTTGGTGCGGCGCGTGTTGGGCCAGAGTGGGACCCCGTTGAGGCCCAATGACTCACTCGACGTTTTTCTCTTCGCTCTTTTCAACGAGAATCAGAAAACAGGGCCCACTTCGGAGAGGAACTACGGGCTGTTTTACCCCAGCGAGAAGAAGGTTTACGATATTCCGCTGAAGGCGGAGGGGGTTACGGAGGCGCCGTCGTCGGGGGTGGAGAAGAGCCAGGTTCCGGCGAGCGGGGAGGTGTCGACGACGTCGCGTGACGGTCAGACATGGTGCGTGGCGAATGGCGGCGCTTCCGAGGAGAAGCTTCAGAACGGTCTTAACTACGCCTGCGGAGAGGGTGGCGCTGATTGCAGCGCCATTCAACCAGACGCCACGTGTTACAATCCCAACACTTTGGAGGCGCATGCTTCTTACGCTTTCAACAGTTACTATCAGAAGAAGGCACGTGCCGCTGGCACCTGCGATTTTGGTGGAACCGCTTATGTTGTCACCCACCCTCCTA AGTATGGTAGCTGCGAATTTCCCAGTGGATACTGA